One window from the genome of Plasmodium berghei ANKA genome assembly, chromosome: 3 encodes:
- a CDS encoding octaprenyl pyrophosphate synthase, putative — translation MIVFSKKKHTPGFFDFCFKKCMNYLPITKDNNYTNQSGTTRYNIYSSVESHSGSSNIFMEMLNFYAFKVKRKNLNTKLPNEVNTNKYVLSNEIDNSMLYSQSANNEVLLCLGVLKYKDEEVDNELNYIHNYFKKIKCRIDPYTLCENKIKNIDEHIYNIIKTDYNNINEFVTYIYQYKGKKFRVILSILLKNILTYIDNVTPKNKSKFRNIQRNISKTIQNSHQNNRYRHITILNKLYSRKNLKKKIIQINKNPDSNIYTKNMILENQCKIIAASEIIHMGSLLHDDVIDESEKRRGSLSLHKKYGNKVSILSGDFLLARACSVFASIGYPEICKRFSYVIESLIKGEFLQTNLNYTNIEDALKTYLIKSYHKTASLFSHLFACIAIISFQNDQITELCFNLGLHIGMAFQLYDDYLDYKINPKTNQPILNDIKNNIKTAPLLFSYNYNPNTVLSLINKKYLSNDDIQNVLFYIKESNSMKKNELCSLLHMKKAADILESLISYCKISNNIELQNYQKNEIDQNRTALTSLIFNMLTRTTK, via the coding sequence ATGATAGtttttagtaaaaaaaaacacactCCAGGATTCTTTGACTTTtgctttaaaaaatgcatgAACTATTTACCAATTACCAAAGACAACAACTATACCAATCAAAGTGGAACCACAAGATATAACATTTATTCTAGTGTTGAAAGCCATAGTGGCTCcagtaatatttttatggaAATGCTAAATTTTTATGCCTTTAAagttaaaagaaaaaatttaaatactAAATTGCCTAACGAAGTTAATACAAacaaatatgttttatcCAACGAAATTGACAACAGTATGTTATATTCTCAAAGTGCTAATAATGAAGTATTACTATGTTTAGGtgtattaaaatataaagatgAAGAAGTAGATAATGAATTAAActatattcataattattttaagaaaataaaatgtcgTATTGATCCATATACACTatgtgaaaataaaataaaaaacattgatgaacatatatataatataataaaaacagattataataatattaatgaatttgttacttatatttatcaatatAAAGGGAAAAAGTTTAGAGTTATTTTAAgcattttgttaaaaaatatattaacatatatagataatgtaacaccaaaaaataagtctaaatttagaaatattcaaagaaatatttctaAAACGATTCAAAATTCTCATCAAAATAATCGATACAGACATATAactatattaaataaattatattcaagaaaaaatcttaaaaaaaaaataatccaaattaataaaaatcctgatagtaatatatatacaaaaaatatgatactAGAAAATCAGTGTAAAATTATTGCAGCATCAGAAATTATACATATGGGATCTCTTTTACATGATGATGTAATTGATGAATCTGAAAAAAGGCGAGGATCATTATcattacataaaaaatatggaaataaagtttctatattatctggcgattttttattagcaCGTGCATGTTCTGTATTTGCAAGTATAGGCTATCCAGAAATATGCAAAAGGTTTTCATATGTTATCGAAAGCTTAATAAAAGGAGAATTTTTACAAACAAACCTCAATTATACTAATATAGAAGATGcattaaaaacatatttaattaaatcaTATCATAAAACTGCATCTTTGTTTTCACATTTATTTGCTTGTATAGCTATAATATCATTTCAAAACGATCAAATAACAGAATTATGTTTTAATCTTGGGCTTCATATAGGAATGGCTTTTCAACTATATGATGATTATTTagattataaaattaatccCAAAACAAACCAACCTATACTTAAcgatattaaaaacaatattaagACAGctccattattatttagttataattataatccAAATACTGTATTGTCtcttattaataaaaaatatttgtcaAATGATGATATTCAAAATGTCTTGTTTTACATTAAAGAATCAAATAGTATGaagaaaaatgaattatgCTCCTTATTGCATATGAAAAAAGCTGCAGATATTTTAGAATCTTTAATATCTTATTGTAAAATATCCAACAATATAGAACTacaaaattatcaaaaaaatgaaattgaTCAAAACAGAACAGCTTTAACATCtctcatttttaatatgttaACACGTActacaaaataa